GGTTTTGCGCCGCATCACGAAGCGCGGCGTGCCAGCTCCAGGTAGCGCTGGTGCAGATGGGCAACTGCCTGGTCGAGGGCGGCTTCGTCACCGCTGTTGTCGATGACGTCGTGGGCGATGGCCAGGCGTGCTTCGCGCCGGGCCTGATGGGCCAGCATGCGGCGGGCCAGCGTCTCGTCGATGCCGTCTCGCGCCGTCAGGCGGGCAAGTTGCGTTGCTTCGGGCGCATCGACCAGCAGCACGCGATCGATCCAGCGGTAGTGTTCGATGTTCTCGACCAGCAGCGGAATGGCCAGCAGGCAATAAGGGCCCGCTTCGGCCATCGCGCGGTCGTGCAGCCACTGCCGCACGCGCGGATGGATGATGGCTTCCAGCGTGCGGCGCGCGCCCGGGTCGGCGAAGACGCGCTGGCGCATGGCGGCGCGATCCAGGCGACCGGCATTGTCCAGCACGTCGGCCCCGAATGCCGCGACCACTTCGGCCAGGCCCGACGTGCCGGGTTCGATCACGTCGCGGGCTGCCACGTCGGCGTCATGCA
This is a stretch of genomic DNA from Rhodanobacter sp. FDAARGOS 1247. It encodes these proteins:
- the coaE gene encoding dephospho-CoA kinase (Dephospho-CoA kinase (CoaE) performs the final step in coenzyme A biosynthesis.) codes for the protein MTGHRPALVIGLTGGVAAGKTAVTRRFEALGVHVHDADVAARDVIEPGTSGLAEVVAAFGADVLDNAGRLDRAAMRQRVFADPGARRTLEAIIHPRVRQWLHDRAMAEAGPYCLLAIPLLVENIEHYRWIDRVLLVDAPEATQLARLTARDGIDETLARRMLAHQARREARLAIAHDVIDNSGDEAALDQAVAHLHQRYLELARRAS